One Ignavibacterium album JCM 16511 genomic region harbors:
- the ccoG gene encoding cytochrome c oxidase accessory protein CcoG, which yields MDIEILDEEHQEFRNQPATVTKEGKRKWIFPKKPSGRFYNARTIVSIFLLAFLIITPFIKVNGHQFLLLDFPNRHFILFGVPFGPHDFHLFVLAMISFVVFIVLFTVIFGRIFCGWACPQTIFMEMVFRKIEYWIEGDAIQQIKLKNAPWTTKKIFKKGLKHIIFFAISFFIANIFLSYIISMDKLIEIVTDPPSQHLSGLFAITIFSGVFYFVFSYFREQACTLVCPYGRLQGVLLDQDSIVIAYDYKRGEPRGKLKKGEDFSNRGDCIDCHLCVDVCPTGIDIRNGIQLECVNCTACIDACDNVMDKIQRPRGLIRYASLRNIENKAKFKFTPRMMLYSVILFILLSVLTVLMINRTDFNVNILRTPGMLFQQQPDGTISNLYDLNLVNKTFNPTEIKLKLESPANGELKIIGTDLKLEPQQIVEAKFMILLPKESITKMNTPVEIGVYDGNKLIKKIKTSFLGPVERK from the coding sequence ATGGATATTGAAATATTAGATGAAGAACATCAGGAATTCAGAAATCAGCCTGCAACGGTTACAAAAGAAGGAAAAAGAAAATGGATCTTCCCGAAGAAACCCTCGGGAAGATTTTATAATGCACGAACGATAGTGAGTATTTTTCTGCTCGCATTTTTAATCATTACACCATTTATAAAAGTTAACGGACATCAGTTTCTCCTTCTTGATTTTCCAAACAGGCACTTTATATTATTTGGTGTACCTTTTGGTCCACACGATTTCCATTTGTTCGTGCTTGCTATGATTTCATTTGTAGTTTTTATTGTTTTGTTTACTGTTATCTTTGGCAGAATTTTCTGCGGTTGGGCTTGTCCTCAGACAATTTTTATGGAAATGGTATTCCGGAAAATTGAATATTGGATTGAAGGTGATGCTATTCAGCAGATAAAATTAAAAAATGCACCCTGGACGACTAAAAAAATCTTTAAGAAAGGATTGAAGCATATAATCTTCTTTGCAATCTCATTTTTCATTGCGAATATTTTTCTTTCTTATATCATTAGTATGGACAAACTGATTGAGATTGTAACTGATCCTCCTTCACAACATCTGAGTGGATTATTCGCAATCACAATATTCTCAGGAGTATTTTATTTCGTCTTCTCATATTTCCGTGAACAAGCTTGCACACTTGTGTGTCCTTACGGAAGATTACAGGGAGTTTTACTTGATCAAGATTCTATCGTTATTGCTTACGATTATAAACGAGGTGAGCCAAGAGGTAAACTTAAAAAAGGAGAAGATTTTTCTAACAGAGGCGATTGTATTGATTGCCATCTTTGTGTTGATGTTTGTCCAACCGGAATAGACATAAGAAATGGAATTCAGCTTGAATGTGTTAACTGTACCGCTTGTATTGATGCTTGTGATAATGTAATGGATAAAATACAGCGACCTCGCGGTTTAATCAGATATGCTTCGCTTCGTAATATTGAGAATAAAGCTAAGTTTAAATTTACTCCAAGAATGATGCTTTACTCTGTTATACTTTTTATTCTTTTGTCAGTATTGACTGTTCTAATGATTAATCGAACAGACTTTAATGTTAATATTCTCAGGACACCAGGGATGTTGTTCCAACAACAACCTGATGGAACCATCAGCAATCTCTATGATTTGAATTTGGTTAATAAAACTTTTAATCCGACAGAAATAAAATTAAAACTCGAAAGCCCTGCTAATGGAGAGCTGAAAATTATTGGTACTGATTTAAAGCTTGAACCTCAGCAAATTGTTGAAGCAAAGTTCATGATTCTTTTGCCAAAAGAATCAATTACCAAAATGAATACGCCTGTTGAGATTGGCGTTTATGATGGGAACAAACTTATTAAGAAAATTAAAACTTCATTTTTAGGTCCGGTGGAGAGAAAGTAA
- a CDS encoding FixH family protein — MKKISWGTGIVIAIIIFVVLVLAQTIYLMNQKVDLVEEDYYKKGIEYQKDIDVQKKTNELSEKVNIDFNDQYLIISFPKNLSDNKLSGEILLYRPSDSGLDMKIPLSTDSLSQVIPVSGLKKGFWRVKLRWQYEGQNYYDESSFRVE, encoded by the coding sequence ATGAAAAAGATTAGTTGGGGAACAGGAATAGTAATCGCAATAATAATTTTTGTTGTACTTGTGCTTGCTCAAACAATTTATCTGATGAATCAGAAAGTTGACCTTGTTGAAGAGGATTACTACAAGAAAGGAATCGAATATCAGAAAGACATTGATGTTCAGAAGAAAACCAATGAACTTTCAGAAAAAGTAAATATCGATTTTAATGATCAATATCTGATTATTTCTTTTCCGAAAAATCTTTCAGATAATAAATTAAGTGGTGAGATTTTACTCTATCGTCCTTCTGATTCAGGACTTGATATGAAAATTCCTTTAAGTACAGACAGTCTTAGTCAGGTCATTCCTGTATCGGGTTTGAAAAAAGGATTCTGGCGAGTTAAACTCAGATGGCAATACGAAGGTCAGAATTATTATGATGAAAGTTCATTTCGTGTTGAATAA
- a CDS encoding sulfite exporter TauE/SafE family protein, which translates to MLPEILSALAVGFFGSAHCIGMCGPIAIALPVPESNVFNFVAGRVLYNIGRIFTYSFLGALFGLLGSRIVIAGFQQFVTIVLGVIIILVVITPFKYKAKITQHKFVQKISSPIKSGIGELFKQGTIPSMFLIGVLNGFLPCGLVYIAIAGAIASGDAISGMLYMILFGAGTFPAMFAATIFGRFINLNLRKKLTKAVPVFAVVLAILFILRGMALGIPYISPKISAQTVSQTEMECHPSEK; encoded by the coding sequence ATGTTACCTGAAATTTTATCAGCTTTGGCAGTTGGTTTTTTTGGTTCAGCTCATTGCATTGGAATGTGTGGACCAATTGCAATTGCTTTGCCCGTACCAGAGTCAAATGTTTTTAATTTCGTCGCCGGAAGAGTACTCTATAATATTGGAAGAATTTTTACTTATTCATTTCTTGGTGCTTTATTCGGATTGCTTGGTTCAAGAATAGTAATTGCTGGTTTTCAACAGTTTGTCACCATCGTTCTTGGAGTGATAATTATACTTGTTGTGATTACTCCGTTTAAGTACAAAGCAAAAATCACCCAACACAAATTTGTTCAGAAAATTTCCTCCCCGATTAAATCAGGTATAGGTGAATTGTTCAAACAAGGAACCATTCCATCTATGTTTTTAATAGGAGTATTAAATGGTTTTCTTCCTTGTGGATTAGTTTACATTGCAATAGCCGGTGCGATTGCTTCTGGTGATGCAATTTCCGGAATGCTTTATATGATTTTATTCGGTGCGGGAACTTTTCCGGCTATGTTTGCAGCAACAATCTTCGGTAGATTTATCAATCTTAATCTCAGAAAGAAATTGACCAAAGCGGTTCCGGTTTTTGCCGTTGTGCTTGCAATACTCTTTATACTAAGAGGAATGGCTTTAGGAATTCCTTACATCTCTCCAAAAATTTCTGCTCAAACAGTATCGCAGACTGAAATGGAATGTCATCCATCGGAAAAGTAA